The following proteins come from a genomic window of Pirellula staleyi DSM 6068:
- a CDS encoding biopolymer transporter ExbD, which translates to MSRKRRLTGKLLVEPAAVATGDIAFNLIVFFLVCASAQPDSGRKQDLPRSEQTQQQEQKTQNIELVLTRTTATVNGSPVTIEQLPKTLAQAFKGKTRVEDKVVVVKSRPDTPYHLWIEATSIVQDLGGVITIQREEERTITVGN; encoded by the coding sequence ATGTCTCGGAAACGACGACTCACTGGCAAACTACTCGTCGAACCGGCTGCGGTTGCGACCGGCGATATCGCGTTCAATCTGATCGTCTTCTTTCTCGTCTGTGCGTCGGCTCAGCCTGATAGCGGTCGAAAACAAGACCTCCCACGAAGCGAGCAGACGCAGCAGCAAGAGCAGAAGACACAGAACATCGAACTAGTCCTGACCCGCACAACAGCCACCGTGAATGGAAGCCCTGTAACGATCGAGCAACTCCCCAAAACCTTGGCCCAAGCCTTCAAGGGGAAGACACGTGTGGAAGATAAGGTGGTGGTGGTGAAGAGCCGTCCTGATACCCCTTACCACCTCTGGATCGAGGCGACCTCGATCGTTCAAGACTTAGGTGGTGTGATTACGATTCAGCGCGAAGAAGAGCGAACCATTACGGTTGGAAATTAG
- a CDS encoding tetratricopeptide repeat protein, producing MMLLTLMGGAPSLWGQAAPTKPAPVQDEVSQKASLLEAELGKHKDSSPEAANAMVELVNLYHQDARLFGLVRVGQQFASAHPGDARHQEVMLKLIDGLEALSRNKDLSAACRQFIARYPSSPQAAAVEVRLADALAQMEDRERAAEAAQAVWTRQGTNETGIKYGLQAMNLWLWIGNGESIDLAAQQAEAMFDKFPAGPFARDIGMQSFDAYRRIGAWAKSAAMGQKILAKGLGGNGDSLRDFHIKMAENHGNLSQHANAADSLKQARAIKDSQLLHFQLIQRLHYAGAKPGELEPLVNEYAAKYADRVDRFQTVGYLAHSYLAAGDRGRAISLFEQVLADDPTTNSNAAVYVREIGTEAAQWNVAAQKIQAAIGQNKPQAYYLRYVLALELYRDRLKDIASAKRVLRELIANSPTDDGHTHNAIDWLLSSATDDNEFKSDLALVGNSLRKHPHLASLRDVLKNWSNSARQNKELKPRGDLAADELKKVTSDQLVAMWIEQRGSQHAAGEPIRKKLLEPGIFNNLPEGAQRSILWTQLDFYRHHAPGNKRAEQIPVAKLWCEKFPTDHQGAAYYLETTTDHGKPEEMKAAAEHFLKLPAQTAYGDHWRRLLTAAEKNNLDTDLARRSLAYILDAEKRFYRDMNSATSIGDMLFKCKLEAEAIAWWTTNMETGSGYEFRESSARILERSMGDQRSQLLQKLLAKETEFHGRFAQIIAADQLAAGDVNGFAQTLKTSIERQRKQPLRGADYDMWQFSTIIDQTRASDKLTPPQKTQILAAIRDLDVHPASASAALAILEETPIAPGARMARQLQLQRLTRIVGNEWYDWDRLAPFAQAAVVRKDFVTALTLSTGMLANIPNVDEPRKKAVRDITTQSLARLGGVGLTIDDSSPIAPLLQSALYFRLGDERLAFDTYLANKQLFDENRNELPADLLVFVCDRLIAAGGETNQDYVEEVLRGWLVKWSESMQVEDAVKAQMQLLLAKNFFKGQRFDIARSEFTTVVNRYPGTPQATEAEFGIGETFMSQKVYDQAELVFEKLARSTEVDVVVRAEFLRGVLAFRRGDRDEARDIFRAVLERVPNVELANQALFNLAEVYGAEEKYIDQLNLLRTVGRLGRASKRRHVPGLPLSIVVHDSDLGISRGHNRIPVRVTTLPGGDSETVYLTGAGAGKGLFRADIDTRLGQASTGDGVLQLTGNDTIRCDYPEEFKAEFRNVPLSDVEIRVAADARFEVASSPIVDAAQSTFSQTLEQELSEDQQDNRRSQIRPADQIKPGNLVHLRVKDPDRDLTNDPDSITIKLTADSGDQVQVKLIETAAHSGIFEGTAKTGELPAGALATDTSIDHSPLMAIDRDPKSFWMSEPDGVAPKLLTVDMKDVYATSRVRFTSPSEMRNYPVRGDLYGSQDGEFWFRLATYPQRPLAATLAQPYAEMTETVYGGNSHDYTTWQQVADLSKNARSIASQKVPTLRYVRAEGSDDSSKSFGVIWQGKLAQPRTGALRIHVSGTKTAVVVNGVEELAVGPGGRAVDLWLKSGLHDIAIFAASNQGQSAVEATIARADLTEDEVRLRAFRAADFDSSSIVATAGEKQVAPPAAIPLLASTAKFEKKTEQFGVKGEGDKAIINYWQSLDDKASWDIELPAAGLYEVLLNYAHQGAGGRFRVTVGNVSLECSVPDTGNWETFRTDRVGTLLIEAAGAQTLTITPLEIQNGGLMDLRGVALRPSKSGVVVQGPQWDFHFPETELRYVRLTTNEYRGEAVAFSNVEVFSLEPGKLYIPTQEDVLGLAENDTLEIAAGDTITATYTDEVTLNELGGSQLLTGKLQATYYNANVTAISYDFEKNAGGNVQTIRKELRRIDPGERIIFEVVDYDEDASGERDTVKFEVLVNDGAPLELVATETENNTGTFTKEIDTSLTAETGKIVVKPGDRVYLRYVDQHNTFPGHSVPRETVIDVVRPTPGIVRVLNTRVIPPPEGSKAAPQVTVIPSTENQAIAGMAFEAPLTIEVIDPDAAKDSRSSVPVIVTTTDGAQVEVMCTVSSAFAPAGAAGDDDWALDEGRFVGQVILQLGGKSSPAVVPLTTDMPRNLVGRVKVGEEGAAEERAGANLVTKVLNLTGKDIATALYVDARRPDGSSQDLSAQGRLISNGQLAVTDRDYAKPITQLHVGERIYLRVIDPDLDSSDARDVAVVEVTSQLGEKESVRLEETLAHSGIFTGSLQLKANDKPTPANLDSAEPVVETYFGDVLTIAYLDSAASTESGTLPLSVEIPVVVGTDGLIAAFSKTFSDETLAVETRFRIAESYFELFKSHKTLERDDEKKTDLEAGRRILREVMEDYPDPKYAPRVAYLLGQFAQELSQWDEAIRSYDMILRQFPDHTLAPDAQYKLAQCYEEAGDFDQALEAYVTLAATHPKSPLIPNVMIRISDYFYKAEKFDIAAQVGEKFLERFEGHQHAPRLAFRVGQCYYKSKQYATAGKSFDQFSKLFPDDALGADALFWSGESFRLGGNLREAFIRYNNCRWKYAESEAAKYARGRLALPEMLQQFEAEANSVDED from the coding sequence ATGATGCTGCTCACGCTCATGGGTGGCGCTCCATCGCTGTGGGGACAAGCAGCGCCGACTAAACCGGCCCCCGTGCAAGATGAGGTGAGCCAAAAGGCATCGCTGCTCGAAGCGGAACTTGGCAAGCATAAGGACAGTTCGCCTGAAGCGGCCAATGCCATGGTGGAGCTCGTCAATCTCTACCATCAAGACGCGCGATTGTTTGGACTGGTCCGTGTAGGCCAACAATTTGCATCGGCACACCCGGGCGATGCGCGCCACCAAGAGGTGATGCTCAAGTTGATCGATGGTCTGGAAGCACTTTCGCGCAACAAAGATCTCTCTGCCGCTTGTCGACAATTCATCGCGCGCTATCCCAGCAGTCCTCAGGCAGCAGCCGTGGAAGTTCGGCTAGCCGACGCGCTGGCTCAGATGGAAGATCGCGAGCGAGCTGCCGAAGCAGCGCAGGCAGTATGGACCCGTCAAGGAACCAATGAAACGGGAATTAAGTATGGCCTGCAGGCGATGAATCTTTGGCTCTGGATTGGCAACGGCGAGTCGATTGACCTCGCTGCCCAACAAGCCGAAGCGATGTTCGACAAGTTTCCAGCGGGCCCTTTTGCTCGCGATATCGGGATGCAGTCGTTCGACGCCTATCGCCGTATCGGTGCCTGGGCCAAAAGTGCCGCGATGGGTCAAAAAATCCTCGCTAAGGGGCTCGGTGGCAATGGCGATTCGCTTCGCGATTTCCACATCAAAATGGCTGAAAATCACGGCAATTTGAGCCAGCATGCCAATGCCGCCGATAGCCTGAAGCAAGCCCGCGCGATCAAGGATAGCCAGCTCCTGCACTTCCAGCTGATTCAGCGATTGCATTACGCCGGCGCTAAGCCGGGAGAGCTCGAACCACTCGTCAATGAGTATGCAGCAAAGTACGCCGATCGCGTGGATCGATTCCAAACGGTGGGCTATCTTGCGCACTCGTACCTTGCTGCTGGCGACCGTGGTCGCGCTATCTCGCTCTTCGAGCAAGTGCTGGCCGACGATCCGACGACCAACAGCAACGCGGCTGTCTACGTTCGCGAAATCGGCACCGAAGCTGCGCAGTGGAACGTCGCCGCGCAGAAGATTCAGGCTGCGATTGGCCAGAACAAGCCGCAGGCTTACTACCTCCGCTACGTACTGGCGCTTGAACTCTATCGCGATCGCCTCAAGGACATTGCCTCAGCTAAACGTGTGCTGCGTGAACTGATTGCCAATTCACCGACCGACGATGGTCACACGCACAATGCCATCGACTGGCTCCTCTCGAGCGCCACCGACGATAACGAATTTAAGAGCGATCTGGCGCTCGTTGGAAATTCGCTTCGTAAGCATCCCCATCTCGCAAGCCTGCGCGATGTTCTGAAAAACTGGAGCAACTCCGCGCGGCAGAACAAAGAACTTAAGCCACGTGGTGATTTGGCCGCCGACGAACTCAAAAAAGTGACGTCGGATCAACTGGTCGCCATGTGGATCGAGCAGCGCGGCTCGCAGCATGCTGCTGGTGAACCGATTCGCAAAAAGCTGCTCGAACCAGGCATTTTCAACAATCTTCCCGAAGGTGCGCAGCGCTCAATCCTCTGGACGCAGCTCGACTTCTATCGGCACCATGCCCCCGGCAACAAACGCGCAGAGCAAATTCCTGTGGCGAAGCTCTGGTGCGAGAAGTTCCCGACCGATCACCAAGGGGCCGCCTACTACCTCGAGACCACGACCGATCACGGCAAGCCCGAGGAGATGAAAGCGGCAGCGGAACATTTCCTCAAGCTTCCTGCTCAAACTGCGTACGGCGATCACTGGCGTCGGCTCCTTACTGCTGCTGAAAAGAACAACCTCGATACCGATCTCGCGCGTCGATCGCTCGCCTACATTCTCGATGCTGAAAAACGTTTTTATCGCGACATGAATAGTGCCACGTCGATTGGCGACATGCTCTTCAAATGCAAACTCGAGGCGGAAGCGATTGCATGGTGGACCACCAACATGGAGACAGGCAGCGGCTATGAATTCCGCGAATCGTCGGCTCGCATTCTCGAGCGATCGATGGGAGATCAGCGCTCGCAGTTGCTCCAAAAATTGCTTGCCAAAGAGACAGAGTTTCATGGCCGATTTGCGCAAATAATTGCAGCCGACCAGCTCGCTGCGGGCGATGTAAATGGTTTTGCTCAAACCCTCAAAACAAGCATCGAGCGTCAGCGGAAACAGCCTCTGCGTGGCGCAGACTACGACATGTGGCAATTCTCGACCATCATCGATCAGACCCGCGCGAGCGACAAACTCACCCCGCCCCAGAAAACACAAATCTTGGCCGCGATCCGCGATCTCGATGTGCATCCTGCTTCGGCCAGCGCTGCCCTGGCGATCCTCGAAGAAACCCCGATTGCTCCGGGCGCACGCATGGCACGCCAACTTCAGTTGCAGCGGCTGACGCGAATTGTTGGCAATGAATGGTACGACTGGGATCGCCTCGCACCGTTTGCGCAGGCTGCCGTGGTTCGCAAGGACTTCGTCACCGCCCTCACGCTTTCGACTGGCATGCTGGCTAACATTCCCAATGTCGACGAGCCACGTAAAAAGGCAGTTCGCGACATCACCACGCAGTCCCTCGCGCGTCTCGGCGGCGTGGGACTCACCATCGACGATTCCAGCCCCATCGCGCCACTCTTGCAATCGGCCCTCTACTTCCGTCTCGGCGACGAACGACTGGCGTTCGATACCTACCTCGCCAACAAACAACTCTTCGATGAGAACCGCAACGAACTTCCCGCCGATCTGCTCGTGTTTGTGTGCGACCGACTCATTGCAGCGGGTGGCGAAACCAATCAAGACTACGTTGAAGAAGTGCTCCGCGGCTGGCTCGTGAAGTGGAGCGAGTCGATGCAAGTGGAAGACGCCGTGAAGGCCCAAATGCAGCTGCTGCTCGCCAAAAACTTCTTCAAAGGTCAGCGGTTTGATATCGCCCGCAGCGAGTTCACCACGGTGGTGAACCGCTATCCCGGAACACCGCAAGCGACCGAAGCCGAGTTTGGTATCGGCGAAACCTTCATGTCGCAAAAGGTCTACGATCAGGCCGAGCTTGTGTTCGAAAAACTAGCCCGCAGCACCGAAGTCGACGTAGTCGTTCGGGCCGAGTTCTTGCGGGGTGTCCTGGCGTTTCGACGTGGCGACCGCGACGAAGCACGCGATATTTTCCGCGCGGTTCTCGAACGCGTTCCGAACGTCGAACTGGCCAATCAAGCCCTGTTCAATCTCGCCGAAGTCTACGGCGCTGAAGAAAAATATATCGATCAGCTGAACTTGCTCCGTACGGTCGGTCGGCTGGGACGCGCCAGCAAGCGACGTCACGTCCCCGGCTTGCCGCTTTCGATCGTGGTGCACGATAGCGATCTCGGAATCAGCCGCGGCCATAATCGAATTCCTGTTCGGGTCACTACTCTTCCCGGTGGTGACAGCGAAACGGTCTATCTCACCGGCGCAGGAGCTGGCAAAGGTCTGTTCCGCGCCGACATCGACACGCGACTCGGTCAAGCATCGACCGGCGATGGTGTGTTGCAGCTCACCGGTAACGACACTATCCGCTGCGACTATCCTGAAGAGTTTAAGGCCGAGTTCCGCAACGTCCCCCTCTCCGATGTCGAGATTCGAGTCGCTGCCGATGCTCGTTTTGAGGTCGCCAGCAGTCCGATTGTCGATGCCGCCCAGTCGACCTTCAGCCAAACACTCGAGCAGGAATTGTCGGAAGATCAGCAAGACAATCGACGTTCGCAAATTCGCCCCGCCGATCAAATCAAGCCCGGCAATTTGGTGCATCTCCGTGTCAAAGACCCCGATCGCGATCTCACCAACGATCCCGATTCGATCACGATCAAGCTGACCGCCGACAGTGGCGACCAAGTGCAAGTGAAGTTGATTGAAACAGCTGCCCACTCGGGAATTTTTGAAGGGACTGCCAAAACGGGCGAGCTTCCCGCCGGTGCCCTAGCGACCGACACCTCTATCGATCACAGCCCGCTAATGGCGATCGATCGCGATCCGAAATCGTTCTGGATGAGCGAGCCCGATGGAGTGGCTCCGAAACTTCTCACCGTCGACATGAAGGATGTTTACGCCACCTCACGTGTCCGCTTCACATCGCCCAGCGAAATGCGTAACTATCCAGTACGCGGCGATCTCTACGGCAGTCAGGATGGCGAATTCTGGTTCCGACTGGCGACTTATCCACAGCGTCCACTCGCAGCCACACTCGCGCAGCCTTATGCCGAAATGACCGAAACGGTGTACGGAGGAAACTCGCACGACTACACCACCTGGCAACAAGTCGCCGATCTCTCGAAAAATGCTCGATCGATTGCTTCGCAAAAAGTTCCTACGCTCCGCTATGTCCGGGCTGAAGGGAGCGACGATAGCTCTAAGTCATTCGGCGTGATTTGGCAGGGTAAACTCGCTCAGCCACGCACCGGTGCTCTCCGCATCCATGTGAGCGGAACCAAGACAGCTGTGGTAGTGAACGGAGTCGAAGAGTTGGCCGTGGGTCCTGGTGGACGCGCGGTCGATTTGTGGCTCAAGAGTGGCCTACACGACATTGCCATTTTCGCCGCTTCCAATCAAGGACAGTCGGCTGTCGAAGCCACCATTGCTCGCGCCGATCTCACCGAGGATGAAGTTCGGCTCCGCGCGTTCCGCGCTGCTGATTTCGATAGCAGCTCGATCGTTGCTACAGCCGGGGAAAAACAAGTTGCCCCGCCAGCCGCCATTCCGCTTCTTGCTTCCACTGCCAAATTTGAAAAGAAAACCGAGCAGTTTGGCGTCAAGGGTGAGGGAGACAAAGCGATCATCAACTACTGGCAATCGCTCGACGACAAAGCGTCGTGGGATATTGAATTGCCGGCGGCTGGTCTCTACGAAGTGCTCCTCAATTATGCCCATCAAGGGGCTGGTGGTCGCTTCCGCGTGACCGTCGGCAACGTTTCACTCGAATGCAGTGTCCCTGATACTGGCAACTGGGAAACATTCCGCACCGATCGCGTCGGGACGCTGCTGATTGAAGCCGCCGGGGCTCAAACTCTCACGATCACTCCTCTCGAAATCCAAAACGGCGGACTGATGGACCTCCGGGGCGTGGCCCTTCGTCCGTCGAAGAGTGGCGTGGTGGTGCAAGGTCCGCAGTGGGATTTCCACTTCCCCGAAACCGAGCTCCGCTATGTTCGTCTCACCACCAACGAGTATCGAGGCGAAGCGGTCGCTTTCAGCAACGTCGAAGTCTTTTCGCTAGAACCGGGCAAGCTCTACATCCCCACCCAGGAAGATGTGTTGGGACTTGCTGAAAACGACACGCTCGAAATCGCTGCAGGAGATACGATCACCGCTACCTACACCGACGAAGTGACCCTCAACGAACTCGGCGGTAGTCAGCTACTTACCGGGAAGCTGCAAGCGACTTACTACAACGCCAATGTCACTGCCATCAGCTACGACTTTGAGAAGAACGCAGGCGGAAACGTGCAAACGATTCGCAAAGAACTCCGCCGCATCGATCCGGGCGAACGGATCATCTTTGAAGTGGTCGACTACGACGAAGATGCCTCTGGCGAACGGGACACGGTGAAGTTCGAGGTGCTGGTGAACGATGGTGCGCCACTTGAACTCGTCGCCACCGAAACTGAAAACAACACCGGAACATTCACCAAAGAGATCGACACCTCCCTCACGGCCGAGACCGGAAAAATCGTCGTCAAACCGGGAGATCGGGTCTATCTTCGCTATGTCGATCAGCACAACACGTTCCCCGGCCATAGCGTGCCTCGCGAAACAGTGATCGATGTCGTTCGGCCCACGCCGGGCATCGTTCGGGTGCTGAACACGCGTGTGATCCCTCCCCCTGAAGGATCGAAAGCGGCACCTCAAGTGACCGTCATCCCTTCGACCGAGAATCAGGCGATCGCTGGCATGGCTTTCGAAGCTCCCCTCACCATCGAAGTGATCGACCCCGACGCGGCTAAAGATTCGCGCAGTTCGGTCCCAGTGATCGTCACCACCACCGACGGCGCTCAAGTGGAAGTGATGTGCACAGTGTCGTCCGCCTTCGCACCCGCTGGTGCTGCTGGTGACGACGACTGGGCGCTCGACGAGGGGCGATTTGTTGGACAAGTCATTCTGCAACTCGGCGGCAAGAGCAGCCCAGCCGTAGTTCCTCTAACCACCGACATGCCGCGCAATCTTGTCGGTCGCGTGAAAGTTGGCGAAGAGGGTGCTGCCGAAGAGCGCGCTGGTGCCAACCTTGTCACGAAGGTGCTGAACCTGACCGGCAAGGATATCGCCACTGCTCTGTATGTCGACGCTCGACGCCCCGATGGCTCTTCGCAAGATCTATCGGCACAAGGTCGGCTGATCTCGAACGGCCAATTGGCGGTCACCGACCGCGACTATGCTAAACCGATCACGCAGCTGCATGTCGGCGAGCGAATCTACCTCCGCGTGATCGATCCCGATCTCGATTCCTCCGATGCCCGCGATGTGGCGGTCGTCGAGGTCACCTCGCAGCTCGGAGAAAAAGAATCGGTCCGTCTCGAAGAGACGTTGGCTCACAGCGGCATCTTCACCGGTTCGCTGCAGCTGAAGGCGAATGACAAACCAACTCCCGCGAACCTCGATTCTGCGGAACCTGTGGTGGAAACCTACTTCGGCGATGTGCTGACGATTGCCTATCTCGATAGTGCCGCGAGCACCGAGTCAGGCACACTTCCGCTGTCGGTCGAAATTCCCGTGGTGGTTGGTACCGATGGGCTGATCGCTGCGTTTAGCAAAACGTTCAGCGACGAAACGCTCGCGGTCGAAACACGCTTTCGCATTGCCGAAAGCTACTTCGAGCTCTTCAAGAGTCATAAGACGCTCGAGCGTGACGACGAAAAGAAGACCGATCTCGAAGCAGGTCGTCGAATTCTCCGCGAAGTGATGGAAGACTATCCCGATCCGAAATACGCGCCGCGTGTGGCGTACTTACTGGGGCAGTTTGCTCAGGAACTTTCGCAGTGGGACGAAGCAATTCGCTCGTACGACATGATCCTGCGTCAATTCCCCGATCATACGCTCGCTCCCGACGCCCAGTACAAGCTGGCGCAGTGCTATGAAGAAGCGGGAGACTTCGATCAAGCGCTCGAGGCGTATGTGACACTCGCTGCCACGCATCCGAAGAGTCCCCTCATCCCGAACGTGATGATTCGAATCTCCGACTACTTCTACAAAGCGGAAAAGTTCGATATCGCCGCGCAAGTGGGGGAGAAGTTCCTCGAACGCTTTGAAGGACATCAGCACGCCCCTCGACTCGCCTTCCGCGTGGGACAGTGCTATTACAAATCGAAGCAGTATGCGACCGCTGGCAAGAGTTTTGACCAGTTCTCGAAACTGTTTCCCGACGATGCCCTCGGGGCCGACGCACTCTTCTGGTCGGGCGAATCGTTCCGCCTCGGTGGCAACTTGCGCGAAGCATTCATTCGCTACAACAACTGCCGCTGGAAGTATGCCGAAAGTGAAGCGGCCAAGTATGCACGTGGTCGACTAGCGCTGCCGGAAATGCTGCAGCAGTTTGAGGCTGAAGCCAACAGCGTGGATGAAGACTAG
- a CDS encoding biopolymer transporter ExbD, which translates to MKIPRKPMKADVPSTAMGDIAFNLLIFFVILARAQDDSHLKWKPASAANVQGAGATKVSVLIDADSKMHLNGQEIGQSQLATRLEELLGNAPAGERTVLLKVDRDAQSMYFEPAIEAISEAGGELVHVLEEKK; encoded by the coding sequence ATGAAGATCCCACGCAAACCGATGAAAGCGGATGTGCCAAGCACGGCGATGGGGGACATTGCGTTCAACCTGCTCATCTTTTTTGTGATCCTCGCCCGAGCCCAGGATGATAGCCACCTGAAGTGGAAACCGGCATCGGCGGCGAATGTGCAAGGGGCCGGAGCGACGAAGGTGAGCGTGCTGATTGATGCCGATAGCAAAATGCATCTCAATGGCCAAGAGATCGGGCAATCGCAACTCGCGACGCGGCTGGAAGAGTTGCTCGGCAACGCCCCCGCTGGCGAACGGACCGTGCTGCTGAAAGTCGATCGCGACGCCCAGTCGATGTACTTCGAGCCGGCCATTGAAGCGATTAGTGAAGCGGGTGGCGAACTAGTTCACGTGCTCGAAGAGAAAAAATAA
- a CDS encoding MotA/TolQ/ExbB proton channel family protein translates to MWIVLCLALAGQADDILAEESRGAAPPAAVAPAVPVDAPPPATLSGGTEAAPESAPAAPAKSEAAESEAAAPASTEPSGLSKFLGDLANSGVMFYMLQGGLFMWPLLIMGIVALGVIIERTRALLMLGSRQEELRTEVRSLLEKDQIEEALAKCEETKGPVPAILGAGLKKYLVARRLGYDAAKIEEQVVKGMDDYSVHVVAALEKHLPILATISSAAPMVGFLGTVQGMVVSFDDIVKHMGEKNIVEAAAGGIMVSLLTTVLGLIVGIPAYVAFNYFTSVTNRFVLEVEESASELIESVTFQLATSSRETSSSYTAPPPVAAKSHV, encoded by the coding sequence ATGTGGATCGTTCTTTGCCTTGCACTAGCTGGTCAAGCCGACGACATTCTCGCCGAAGAATCGCGGGGAGCTGCGCCGCCAGCTGCTGTCGCTCCAGCTGTTCCGGTGGATGCTCCGCCACCAGCAACACTTTCTGGCGGGACCGAGGCTGCACCAGAATCGGCACCAGCCGCTCCGGCGAAATCCGAGGCTGCTGAGTCCGAGGCTGCAGCGCCAGCCTCCACCGAGCCTAGTGGACTGAGCAAGTTTCTTGGCGACCTAGCCAACAGCGGCGTGATGTTCTACATGCTGCAAGGCGGCCTTTTCATGTGGCCCCTGCTGATCATGGGAATCGTGGCCCTGGGGGTGATTATCGAGCGAACGCGGGCGCTATTGATGCTCGGTAGTCGTCAGGAAGAGCTCCGGACGGAAGTCCGCTCTTTGCTCGAGAAAGATCAGATCGAAGAAGCGCTCGCGAAGTGCGAAGAGACCAAAGGGCCGGTTCCAGCCATTCTCGGCGCGGGGCTGAAGAAGTACCTCGTCGCGCGACGTCTCGGCTACGACGCCGCCAAAATCGAAGAGCAAGTGGTCAAAGGGATGGATGACTACTCGGTGCATGTCGTCGCCGCGCTCGAGAAGCATCTTCCGATTTTGGCGACGATTTCAAGCGCCGCACCGATGGTTGGCTTTCTCGGCACCGTCCAGGGGATGGTGGTATCGTTCGACGATATCGTGAAGCATATGGGGGAGAAGAATATCGTCGAGGCCGCTGCGGGGGGCATCATGGTTTCGCTCCTTACTACGGTGCTTGGTCTGATTGTCGGCATTCCGGCTTACGTGGCGTTCAACTACTTCACCAGCGTCACCAATCGCTTCGTGCTGGAAGTAGAAGAATCGGCGAGCGAACTGATCGAGTCGGTGACGTTTCAGCTAGCCACCAGCTCGCGTGAAACAAGCAGCTCGTACACAGCGCCGCCACCAGTTGCCGCGAAATCGCACGTCTAA